The DNA sequence AGTCCTTGATGACCAGATGTTCCGGTTCATAACCGAATTTGACGTGCTCGAAGCGGACATTTCCTTTGACATCGGCCGTTGCCATCTCGATTTTCGCTTCGGTCACTGTCTCTTCTTCCTCTTCCAGGAACTCGAAAATACGTTCAGAGGCAGCTACCATCCGTTGCAATTGACTCCCCACTTGAGCGACTTGCGTCAATGGCTGCGTGAAGTTGCGCACGTATTGCAGGAAGGCTTGGATATCCCCGATCGTCATATTTCCGGCAGCCGCCATCGCGCCACCCATGATGCAGACAACGACATACCCAAGATTTCCGATCAGGCTCAATAAAGGCATCATCAAACCGGAAAGGAATTCGGCCTTGAAGCCGGCTTCGATCAAATGATCGTTTTCTTTGTCGAAAGCGGCAACTGATTTTTCTTCCCCGTTGAAGGCTTTCATGACCACATGTCCGCCGTACATTTCTTCGACATGGCCATTGACCGCACCCAAGTATTTCTGCTGGTTGGCGAAGTGCTTCTGCGACTTCGACATGATCAGCATCAGAAGCATCATGGAAACGACCAGAACGCCAAGGATGACGAGCGTAAGCGGCCAACTGATAGTAAGCATCATGATGAAGACACCCACCAGCGTCGTGATCGATGTGATGATCTGGGTTAAGCTCTGGTTCAGGCTGGTATTCAGGGTGTCCACGTCATTCGTGATCCTGGAAAGCACATCCCCTTGGCTGTTCTTGTGGAAATAGGCCAGCGGCAATTTGTTGATTTTCTCCATGATGTCTTTGCGCAGTTTATAGGAAACTTTTGCGGAAACACCCGACATCAGAAATCCTTGCAGATAAGAGAAAGCGGCACTCAGCACGTAAAGGCCCAAGAGCCCCAACAGTACTGTCCCGATGTAATCGAAATCGATTTCGCCGGATCCGCCTGTGAACTTCAGCATGACGCCGGCGACCAATTTATCGATGGCCAAAGCCATGATTTTTGGTCCGACAATCCCAAACAGGGAGGCGGCGACCGCCAATATGAAGACGACTGCCATCAGCCATTTGAAGGGCGACAGATAGGCAAATAATTTTTTGAGTCCGCCTTTGAAGTCCTTCGCTTTCACGACCGGCGCGCTCATGCCTGCCATCGGACCGTGGCCTCCGCCCGGACCGCCTTGCGGTCTTCTTTGTTTCATTTCGCTCATGCTAATTCCTCCTCTGAAAGCTGAGATTTAGCAATTTCTTGGTAAGTCTCACAATTTTTCATCAATGCATCGTGAGTCCCTATCCCGACGATCTTGCCTTTATCGAGGACGATGATCTGTTCCGCATCCATGATGGTGCTGATCCGTTGCGCCACGATCAGGACGGTTGCGTTGTCCGTGTAGGCATGTAATGCAGAACGCAATGCCGCATCCGTTTTGAAGTCCAATGCCGAAAAGCTGTCGTCAAAAATATAGATCGGCGCTTTTTTCACCAACGCGCGGGCGATGGCCAAACGCTGTTTCTGCCCACCGCTGACGTTGCCGCCGCCTTGTGCGATGGCTGTTTCGATGCCGTCTTCCATCTCAGAAACAAAGTTTTTCGCTTGGGCGACTTCAATGGCTTTCATGATGTCCTCCATCGAAGCGTCGTCTTTTCCGTACAAAACATTCGAGGTGATGTCTCCGGAGAAGAGCATGCCCTTTTGCGGCACGTATCCGATGTTGCGGCGCAGATCGGCCTGCGTCATTTTCCGGATGTCGATGCCGTCGATTTCGATGGCGCCGTCCGTCACATCATAAAAACGCGGAATCAGATTGATCAAAGTAGATTTACCGGAACCGGTCGAGCCGATGATTGCCGTCGTTTCGCCTGGTCGAGCGGTAAAGGAGATATTGGATAACACATTCTCGCTCGCCTTCGGATAATGATAAGAAACATCTTTGAAGGTGATGAGGCCTTCATTCTTTAAGCTCGGTTGCGCATCGATTGGATCAGTGATGCTCAGATCCGTATCCAACACTTCCCCGATCCGTGTTGCAGATACAGAAGCACGCGGCAGGAAGATGAACATCATCGAAATCATCAAGAATGCCATAATGATTTGCATCACATATTGGATGTAGGCCATCATGTCCCCGATCTGCAGGGCAGAATCAGCAACCTGCTGGCTGCCGAACCAGATGATCATCAGCGAAACGCCATTCATGATGAGCATCATCGCCGGCATCAAGAGGGACATCAAGCGTTGAACAAAGCGGTTTGTGTAGGTATAGTCTTCATTGGCGTCGTTGAAGCGGTTTTCTTCAAACGGTTCATTGCCGAAAGCGCGGATGACCATCATGCCGGAAAGGTTTTCGCGGCTGACCAGATTCAATCTGTCCGTCAAGCTTTGCAACACTTTGAACTTCGGCATTGCAATCGCCAGGATAATCATCATGATGCCGACGAGGGCAATGACCGCAACCGCGATCGTCCACGCCAACGATACACTCTTGTCGATCGCCATGATCAGACCACCAGTGGCCAAAATCGGTGCATAGCACAGCATGCGGATACCGATCGTGATCAGTTGCTGGATCTGCTGCACGTCATTGGTCGTACGCGTAATCAGGGATGCGGTCGAAAAGTTATCGAACTCAGTGTTTGAAAAACTTTCGACTTTAGCGAAGACATCCCTTCTCATCCGACCAGAAACTTTCGAGGCGATCCGTGAAGAGAAATACGCGACCGCTACGGATGCAACGGACACCGCGACTGCGATGGCAAGCATCTGTGCGCCTTTCGTCATAATGTATTGGTTCTGGAGCGCATCCATATCCGCTCCCAGATCTTCATAGAAGAGTTTCGTGAACAAGATCCCGATTTGGCTGTAGAGCATCGGTTCGGCAGCCGCGGCAACGTCCATGGACGCCGTGAAGGCTTCCTGCGGCAATTGCTGCAGTTGCGGCAGCAGCGCGTACAATTGGTTCATATCGACGTCCTCGAAGCCGCTCTCGGCATCGACTGCAGCATCATTCCCTTGCTGTCCGCCCATTTCTTTCATGAACGTCACAAAGCTGTAGCTTGCCTTGCTGAAGATGCTCTCCAGCGAGGACAATTGTTCCGGATCGGTTTCATCCAGCACGTAGATATCCGTTTCCTGGCTCTCAGGGAATTCTTCGCTGTAGGCCTCGGCTTCCGCCGATCCGCCCTCAATCAGTTGGTAGCTGTTCTGGAACGTTTCCTTATCTTCTTCATCCATGAACAGCGACATGAGCGCGAAGCCATCCGACGGCAGCGCTTCAGGGGCTTTCTGTTCGACGCCTCCATTCTGGATGCCGGTATTGACGATGTCACTCATCAGATTCGGCAGGCTCAATTCCCCGATTGCCTGACCGAATAAAATCAGCAGGCTGATCAGTATCATGCCGGCAAAAGGTTTTAAGTATTTCATTATGACTTTCATATGCAATCCCTTTTCTTTCCTAATTTATTTGTATTCTTTTTTATGCACATGCCCGTGGACACAGCCGCCTTCCAGGTTGTGCAGCATCCTTTTGAAGCATCCTTCCAATACATCCAGTTCATCTTCGCTGAAGCCTTCGAAAACTTTTTTGTTGGCTTCATGCAAAGCCCGCTTCATCTCTTCCGATGCGGCGATGCTTTTTTCGGTCAGATGAATACTCTTGGAACGGGCATCCTTCGAACTGACCGTGCGTGTGACGAATCCCTTCGCCTCCAGTCGTTTGATGATTCCGGTCACGGTCGGATTGGAAAGGTTGAACCTCTCTTCGATATCTTTTTGGATCACTTCCTCGTCGGCATGGCTCTTCAGATAAAAAAGGACATGGATCTGGGACGTGGTCAGATCGATTTTGCCCACCATACGGTTCACTTGCTCCTTGAATTGGTTATGGAGCATCGGAATATAAGCTCCCATCATCTCGCGTGATATCAAGTCATTTCCTCCTTTCCGGAAAGTTTTACATAGCGCGCTATCTATTATCGCATTATCATTCCATATGTCAATAGAGATTCGACACGATACAAGCCAATTTCGGGAAAATTTAATATAATGGAAGAAGCATCAAATGAATTAGAAAGAAGGTCCGTAAATGGAAATCACACCCACTGTCCGAAGCCGGCTGATTCACCTTTGCCAGGAACATGCGTATGTCGTCGAAGACTACCCTTTCGATGACCCAAACTGGACCGTCATGCGCCACGAAGGCAACCGAAAATCGTTCGCTTACATCTATGAACGGAATGGTGAAATTTGGTTGAACGTCAAGAACACGCCGGAACGGAACGACTATCTGCGCGAGACGATTCCGGAAATCATGCCCGCCTACCATATGAACAAGACTCATTGGATCACCTTGCGGCTCGTCTCCGAGGAGCTTTATCCGATCGCAGACCGCATCATCACAGAGAGCTACCGGTTAACGCAGACGAAGCCGAGGAAAGGATGAATCGCAGACGCTCCCGCTTTGAAGTTTCTGGCAGCGGTGCTACACTCATCCTAGACGGAACATCTTTCTAAAATTGGGCTTAACGGAAATCATGTTTCACAATGACTTGTAGGAGGGGTAACATGAAACAAGAAGAAAACGGAAATCGTATTCCGAAGTTCGCACATTCCTATTGGAGAGAATTTGAAGCAATCCCCAGTTTCCCGGCTTTACAGGAAAACATAACGATGGATGTCGCTATAGTCGGCGGTGGCATCGCCGGCATTGTCAGCGCCTATCTGCTGGCAAAGGCAGGTAAAAAAATCGTCTTACTGGACGCCGGAAAACTGATTGACGGTGCCACTGGCTACACTACCGCAAAAATAACGGCCCAGCATGGCTTGCTCTACAGCGAATTCATCGAAACGATCGGTGCAGAGCAGGCAAAGCTCTATTATGAAGCGAACAGCACCGGACTGAAGTTCATTCAACAGACGGCTACCGAATTGGGAATCGCTTGTGATTTGACGGTCCAGAATGCTTTTGTCTATTCGGAAACCGAGCCGGGCAAACAACAAATCGAAAAGGAAGCAGACGCATATAAAATGCTCGGCATCAACGGCGGATTGGCGGCAAACGAAGTGGATTTGCCGTTTGACGTCACCGCGGCAATCGTCATGCGCAACCAAGCCCAATTCCATCCCGTCAAATTCCTTGCGGGACTGTTACGGGAAATCGAGCGGCTTGGCGGTAGCATTTATGAACAGACGCGCGCCATGAAGATTGAAAAAGAAGACCGCCCGCTCATCCAAACGGAAAATGGGATGCATATCTCCTGCGATAAAGCGATCATCGCAAGCCATTACCCCATCAACAGCTCCGACGGCCTCTATTTTTCAAAACTTTCCGTCAACCGCTCCTACGTGATTGCAGTCCGGACGGAGGCCAAAATCCCGACAGGCGTCTATCTCAGCGCGGAAGCACCGAAGCGTTCCATTCGCGCAATCCCCACTGATCAGGGCGAAACCCTGCTTATGATCGGCGGTGATGGACATCCGGCTGGCCGAAGCAAAACCAACATCCTGGAGCATTATCAAAATTTGGCGAACTTCGGCGAAGCCCATTTCGGAATCAAGGAAATCCCATATCGCTGGTCCACCCAGGATTTTGCCACGCTCGATAAAGTGCCTTATGTAGGTATCATGACCGCCTCCTATGATCATATCTTGGTTGCGACAGGATTCAACAAATGGGGGATGTCAAACGGCGCCGCAGCCGGCATGATACTGGCGGATCGCATCCTCGGCAAAGACACCCCTTATGCAGAAGTATTTGACCCGACCCGCACAAAAATGGAAAAAGCGGACGTCGAGGATTTCATCAAGGACAACGCAGCTGTAGCAAAGGCTTACATTGCCGGGAATTAAAAAAAATAGCCGAAACGGCCGATGATCTTGAAGCGGATGAAGGCGGAGTCATTAAAATCGATGGCAAAAAAACAGGCGCATACCGCGACGAGAACGGCCAACTCCATTTGGTAAGCACAACCTGTTCGCACTTGGGTTGTACAGTAAGATGGAATGATGCCGAACGGTCTTGGGACTGCCCTTGCCACGGCTCCCGCTTTAATTACGATGGGGATGTGCTGGATGGCCCTGCCGTGCATCCCTTAAATACACCGGATACGGAGTGAACTTTGTCAGGATGTCGGAAAAAGACTGGGATGCAGCCGTATATTATCTCAATGCTTTCTTAGTGCTTTGAGGCGGAAGACTTCTTTCGGAATGATTGTTAAAATACGGCTTCAACTTCTCCAGCTCGGCTTCGTTGAGCGGCCGGTAGCTGCCCGGCGGAATCAGGAACCGTAAACCCAAAGTCTGAACCGACTCAGGATACCCGCCATCTTACCCATAACAAAATAACCCTTGCCGCATATATGCAGTGCGGCAAGGGTTGTTTGTCGTGCTAAGGGCGCCCACGATTGGCTAGTCAAAAAAAAATGGCCCGCATGACATATAAATTCGGAGCGTCTGGAAAGCGGCGCGGATGCCCCATGCTATGCTGCTGAGGATAACTTTCCAATTGGCCTCCCTGGTAAAACAAGCCCACAAAAGCGAAAAAATGACCGATACCCCTCAAAACTGCGGATTGTCCGAAAGACGTTCGGAGTCGTCGATAATCAAAGGGCAGTTCTTGGCCTAATCCAACTTACGGCAGACCGGATCGCACTGGCTTCTGACGCCCTCCGTCAGTTGAATCATCCTTTGCATCTGGAGTATGGCATTAATGTATTTAGTTGGCCGCTGGTTTCCGACCCCTTATTGGGGAGTTGTTTCTTAACACAACGAGATTAAGGACCGCAAAGGCAAGATGATAAACGGGTTCCCGACCCCTTATTGGGGAGATATTTCTTAACTATCCGTTGGGAGATAGACAAAGCAAAACATGGTGGGTTTCCGACCCCTTATTGGGGAGGTGTTTCCTAACAAAACGTTTCTTGCGCTTTAAGAAAGTCGTTAAAACGTTTCCGACCCCTTATTAGGGAGATGTTTCTTAAAGAGTACTGGAATGATGAAGACAACGGCATGTGGGAGTGTCCGCCCCCTTATTGGGGAGTTGTTTCTTAACTCTGTCAGCTGAATCCATTGGGGAACGTGGGGTGAATATGGCATTTGCGGGAGGGTGCTGAATTTTCGGATTGTTTTCATGAGCAGCTTGTGGATAAGTAGGCCAACCCCATGTCGCTCTAGTTGCGGGAGCCTTCAAACAAATCGAGTATTTTCCAAACGGATTGTCCGATTATTGAACAACAAACAGACAAACCAATCCAAACAACATATTGTCATTATACCACAAAAGCTGTCCCGATCATCACACTTAGGGGCGTCTGAACCGAAATATCGCTGAACTACCTGACATTGAATCTGCCGTTTCCGTCCTGGCGATCACTGATGATGCTACAAGAACGTCACTTCGGTTTGTCCCATTCCGACCGCTGTTTTGATCCCCAGTCCGGCAAAATTTGCAAAATCCCATAACAGGTTCATCATCAGCAATTCATCCTCATCCCCCTGCAGTTCCAATATCATTTCGCCTTTGAATGCCGGGATATTCACTTTTTCCAATGGGAAGCTGCACTTTTCGATTGCGTGATGCCGGATGCTCGTTTGATCAGCTAAATGCTCCCAGATCTTTTTGGGGAAGCGGATGGTTTCCTGGACACTACCCAACCTCATGGCCAAACTGCGGTAGCAAAGTGACAGGTTGGGTTCCTCCAGGTAAGTATTGTAGCTTTTGAATGAAGCCGGGCTCGAAAACGCAACGCGAACCTTATTCGATGGTTCCCCTTTCCGAGATTGCATACAGTACCATTCATAATAGGAAAGATTGTCCGAGGATTCTTTCCTGACGACGCGAAGTTCGATTTGCTTCTGTTTCAAGTAAAAAGTGTCCATTTTCTGATACAGAGATTCCTCAACATAGCCTGCACATTCATCCGTAAGGGCATGAATCGTCCATTTTAACGCATTTTCTCCGAATTCCAATTTTTGGTGAAATTCCGCAACAGATGTTTTATGCAGATGTTCCGAAAAGGACGCAGGCAGCGCATGCATGATGACGCCATGAAAGAGCGATGCGCTACGATAATCCAGCTCAGTTCCTCCATCCCATTCGCAATAAAAATCAAAACGCTGCATTTTTCTGCCTCCCTTTCCAGTCCGCTATTCTTGCAATGCCTGTTTCAGCTTGCTGATTTTTGAAGCCATCTTTTTGCTTGGCTTTTTCCAAATGTCTTCCGCTTTGAACAATTCCGCAACCGCCTGAACCAATTCCCGGTATTCCAGGATGCTGTCGATAAATTCATCCGATTTCACTTTAGTGTCCAGCAGCTGCTTGTCGGTATAGGCTTGTTCGATCATCGCGGACGTTTGGTGCACAAATCGTTCTTCTTCAGACATATCCGCAAGCTTTTCTGCTTCTTTCCGTTCTTCCTCTTGAAGCCTTTTTTCTTCAGACTTTTTTTGCTCTCTATCGAGTACGGCCTGCTTCTTCAGTTCCTGTTCTTTCACGATTTCCATTTTGGCATTCCCGTCTATCTCGGCGGAAAATCTTCCGTAACCGATTGCTGTTTTGGCGCCCAATCCATACTCATCCAGGGCTGTCGCCAGCCAGAAAGCTACTTCTTCCAGAGCAGGTTTGGATTTATCGCCGTCCATGCTTACGATCAACGCAGCTTCTCCCAAAAACTTCACCCTCATGAAGTTAATGGGGTTTGTATTTTCGCCTTCAGTCAGCATCCCGGTATCATAGTATTTCATATTGTGCGATGTCATGATGTCCGGTTCGACGATCAGCTCCGGAAACAAGACATCATGAAAGGTCAAGCGGCCCTTTTCTCGATTGGCCCCGTCTTCCACTTCAACACCAAATAATGACTGCAGATTCCTGTCATTCAACTGCTCCTTGCTTCCGCCGAATGCCTCCAAGCACCAAGTATGGAACATGCCCTTTATGCCCGACCCAGCAAGGAACGGGACGCCATATGTGCCATGCAAGGTAAGTCCGGTCTCTGTCACGTGCGGCTCACCCAAGCCCGAAATATAAGGGGATGTGGCCTTTACCTTCAGGATGATGTACTCTTGGCCCATCTCACTTATGGCACGCAGATAATCTCTTTGGTGGAAGTCAAGTACGCCTTTTTGGACTTGCGAGAGCTTGATTTTTTTTACTTCCCTTTTCCCGTTCTGAACCATTGTAAACGGGTAGCTGAATTTATCTTTCCCCTTTTTGTCGGTAATCACCCCTAAACGGTAGGAAAGTTCATAGGAAATATTTTCGGAAATACCTGTGGCTTCTGAGAAGAGCCTATCAAGAGAGGCATTCGTGTATACTTTGCTCATGTCGTTGCCAGCTCCTTTCAGTTATCTCGTTCTGGCTACGGAAAAACGCTTCAGCCATTCCAGATAAGCCATGATTTCTACTGTTAGCGTCCGATAGTCAGCCGACTCCAATGCAATCGTCGCTTCCATCAAATCGTTAGCCTTCTGTTTATCCAATCCCAATCTTTTTTTGGTATCGGATTGCATCACCCAGCTGCTCAAATGTTTATAAACGATTTGGTATTCCTTTTTGTTCGCAGACAAATAGAACGCCAAAGTCTGAGCGAGTCCATTCGTCTTGATCATCATCGGCATTTTTCGGATGTAGGAGACATAGTGCACCAATTCTTCCTGGCTTAATTGGTGCACCTTCTCAAAAGCATCTTTTGCTCTTCCGTTCTCGATCATAACGATTCACCCCCGGAAACACTATTGCGTTTCATCATGCCTCTTCCGATGGTGCTGTTCCCACCAAGCTGAAGGACACCCGGTAAAGATGCGTTGACAAACTGTTGGACTTCAGCAGCTTTTAATGAAAGCGTGATTTCCTTCTCAGATGCTGCTTCTTTTGTATTCTTTTTTGTATCCTTATAGTAAAAAATGCTATATAAGACGCTCTCGGAAGGCACGTTCTCTTCATAGAACAATGCGCCATCTTGCGTTACGCCTGTTTCCGGATTGATGCGGATTCTGGTGGTAATTTCCGTGGAGAGTTGGACGAATTGGGAAAATTCGTCATCCGGGATTATCGCCAAACGGTCTTTCAAATAGCCTTCCAGCTGCATCGCGTCATCCAAAGCCGCCGCAATCACTTTCGCCGGACTGCTTTCCTCAGCTGTGAAAGTATATTCCTGAAGAACAATTTGCTGTTGCGTCAGCAAAGCTTTGTTTGAAACCAGACAACGATTATCCTGAATCGTGACTGCTGGGAAGTCCAATGGTGCCTTGCCGTCGAAATACGCGTTCTGTTCCTGAACGAAACGGTTCAGCACAAACGGAGATGTCACGAATGTGAAGACACCTTTCAGTGACTGAACAGGGAACAAAAGGATCCTTGCTTCAGAGATGGTGACCGCACCAGTCTGTATCAAATCCCGATCATCCGGATTATTGCCGAATACTTTTTTGAATAGATCGGTATTCTTTTCTTTCTGATAGACGGCATCGCGGATAGCGCCTTTCAGGGATGAACTTTCAACTTTTGGAAAAGAAGTATGTTGTTCTCTTTGGATCGGCAAATCCACTACCCCTATCGCGCTGCCACTGCCTACATGCAAGGGGCTAAGCGCCCGAAATAAATTCAATTCTACTTTTGTCTCCATCTTTTTACCCCTCTTCGATTAGATTAACTGGACTTATGATTGCTTTTCCGTAACCTTCTTCTATACCTGCATCAGTGAAAGCTGTTTCTCGCAGCGTTGCGAGAAAAGCATCGCTGTTGGTCTCCGGGACTCTTACGATGAATGAAGTGCCCGCAGCCAACATCGTGTATCTTGTTTTCGGTCTTTTGCGGGCCATGTCCCATCCTCCGCTTAGTTGCGGACGTCCTATCGCAGACTGTATCCAATCTGTGCCTGTGAACCTGAACTGATTCGTATCTTTATCGATCAGTTCTTTCGTTACCAGGCTCGGTGTCAACAAGGTGATTCTGACGAGACCAGATTCCTTGCCCCCTTTAACCGTCTCAGGATTATCGCTTAATTTTTTGAGTTCTCCCTGGAATTCAGGTACCTCTTCAATAGACCATAGCGTCCCTTTGTTGCCCATGCTCACCCTTTTTAGGCTGCTGGGCAATTCAGCCGCGATGACGATGCTGGCATCAGGTGCCAGCACGTTTCTGGAATACTGATACAGCATGCCATCTTGGGCTGTACGAGTGGCTCTGTTCAAATAAATGCCCGTCTTGGGCTGTTCCTGAACAAAGCTCCCAAGAGGAAGCACTTCCACCGGTTCGCGTTTTAGTACCAGCTTTTCCCAATCTTTGACCGTGACCCATTTTCCTTCTGCTGATTCCGATTTCTTGTTGCTCACACCGACTAATCGGTACTGGGCGCCATCGCTTTCATAACCTTTTCCTTTTTCCAGTTCTAATAAATGGGCCTCCAACTTGCCATCTTCCTTCCGGATGACCTGGCAGTCTTGGGGCAGCGGAAGATATAATGTCTTCCCTTTTGAAAGATAGATCCCCTTCAACCGAAGTTTTCCATGACTGGTAGGCGTGCCGATTTCATTCGCATACTTCCCGTGGTTGAAATCTTCCACATTCCCATATTGTTCGATCCAATTCCCTCTTAAGGCGCCGTAAATCGTTTGCGGGTTAGGCGGGAAAATGCCCGTTGCGAATGTATTCTCTCCCGATGAAAATTCACCGTTGCCCCTGAAGAAGAAGGCATCATACGTAGCTAGTTTGTACATTTTCAAGAACCTCCTCCGCGGGCGCTAGTTTGCTGAAATAACGGATCATTTCCAGCAATTGAGTATAGGACAGGAAGTCGCCTTGATGAATGAAGTACAAGGATGACAACTGGTCTGCAAACTCTCTGATCTTCCCTTTCGTCTCTGGATCGGATTTCGCTGTTGCGTTTCCGATCAAACGGTATAGTTCACTGCGGATCATTTCAATTTCCGCTCCGTTTTGGAAAGGCATCTTGCCTTCGTTTACTGATTGAGTTGTTTTATTTTTTGACTGCTTGAAATTCCATTCCATTGCAACATGTTTGAAGACATCCTCAA is a window from the Trichococcus shcherbakoviae genome containing:
- a CDS encoding type III-B CRISPR module-associated Cmr3 family protein, whose protein sequence is MYKLATYDAFFFRGNGEFSSGENTFATGIFPPNPQTIYGALRGNWIEQYGNVEDFNHGKYANEIGTPTSHGKLRLKGIYLSKGKTLYLPLPQDCQVIRKEDGKLEAHLLELEKGKGYESDGAQYRLVGVSNKKSESAEGKWVTVKDWEKLVLKREPVEVLPLGSFVQEQPKTGIYLNRATRTAQDGMLYQYSRNVLAPDASIVIAAELPSSLKRVSMGNKGTLWSIEEVPEFQGELKKLSDNPETVKGGKESGLVRITLLTPSLVTKELIDKDTNQFRFTGTDWIQSAIGRPQLSGGWDMARKRPKTRYTMLAAGTSFIVRVPETNSDAFLATLRETAFTDAGIEEGYGKAIISPVNLIEEG